The following are encoded together in the Primulina tabacum isolate GXHZ01 chromosome 18, ASM2559414v2, whole genome shotgun sequence genome:
- the LOC142533652 gene encoding GSH-induced LITAF domain protein has product MDKPSKNDEPAVGIPYNAAYQAPMTQQYYIGENPYQAGAIPPNAFVGDPKGIPIQQTIYRDTPAPFQCVYCGGSGITTVKSKPSLAAFVGCMMPMMLGVCFLCPSMDCLWHKYHYCPSCNEKVAEFEKSDPCLVMDPPQWAQQSFALPA; this is encoded by the exons ATGGATAAGCCATCAAAGAACGATGAGCCGGCGGTCGGGATTCCCTACAACGCGGCGTACCAGGCGCCGATGACCCAGCAGTACTACATCGGGGAAAATCCTTATCAGGCCGGTGCGATCCCTCCTAACGCCTTCGTCGGAGACCCCAAGGGCATTCCTATTCAACAGACTATTTACCGAGATACCCCTGCTCCATTTCAGTGCGTTTATTGCGGTGGCTCCGGGATCACCACTGTCAA GTCAAAACCAAGTCTAGCGGCTTTTGTTGGTTGTATGATGCCAATGATGCTTGGGGTATGTTTTCTGTGCCCTTCTATGGATTGTCTATGGCACAAATACCATTACTGTCCAAGCTGCAATGAGAAG GTTGCTGAATTTGAGAAATCAGATCCATGTCTCGTGATGGATCCACCACAATGGGCACAACAGAGCTTTGCTTTGCCTGCATGA